The nucleotide window tagacagatgtcatgtacgtgaaagtttgtatggccttgtcggcctatgttcagtatacgagtggttattttggtcttataggctcgtatgcgtaatgtataagttggtatcacatgttgtatctACTTATCTCATGGTACCCTtccagctcagttatctatgataatatgacatgaaaagatacgttacattggtactcggttgattaaggtaccgggttcccgtcacggcccatcagtttgggtcgtgacacgtcaAAACTTGATTATCAAGGAACTTTTCTCTGATTGCCAGAATCTTCGCCGGAACCCTAATTACCAGATCGTCGCTATGATACCATGTCATATTGAGCTAAATTGAGAGAGGTAATTGATCATTTCTAGACATGCAATCAAGTATTCTGACGTTGATTCAATTATTAACCAAGTACAACAGAGTTATAGAGAAGGTGAAGAAGGAGACGAGAGAGAGAACTTGAGATCAGAATATTCTAGAATCCCATTtctaactaactaactaattCTGTTATTCTAATATGTTCTTATACACCaacctttttcctctcttttgtCTATTTGCACATTGCCCCCTTTCACTTACTACTCTCTCTCATTTAGTCCCTATTGTTTTTAAAACTTTTTCTCTTGTATGGTTGCTTGCAGTCATGTTTTTGCTCTCGCcaacttaattttttttatctgttATTCAAAACTATAAATGTTAACATATGAATCCCCTTTATTTCCCCCATAGGACATAAATAATGGAGTACTAGTTTTTAACTCTTCTCCTAATGAGTGTTGAGTCAaaccaaattaattaaaataaaatgataaagaTGTGAACTATAAGTAACCATCCTGCAGAGTAACATGTCAATATTTCTTATATTGAGTAAAAGTATTTGTGTTCAACCAAATAATTAgaaagaaatgaatttttaagaatCAACTACCGTAAAGATTGGGGAGGGGGGAGGAATCATATTCCTACTCTAAAATTTTGTGTAAAAAGACATctgccttttatatcatttgattCACCAACATAATAAgtcaaatattatttataaagtgAAAATAAATGAATAGTAAAAAAAATTGTTACTAATTTAAAATGATGAAAGAATTATGAGACAAATATGAATTTAAAACGATTTATCTCAATGAATCATTTGattaatagaaataaaaaatcaagagAAAGGGATAAAATATTGAAATATTATCATCCAATACTCAATCTCAATTGTGCAAAACATCGCTAGATTTTGTTAGATCTATATTTATTTTAATGATGCAAAATAACACATCTTTTATGTACAGAAATACTCTTGAAGCAATGAAAAGGAAAACTATCAAAGATTAGAGACGAAAAAGGAATGAGTAGCGAAAATCTGAAGGGAAAATCAATCAAGGATTTGACAGCAGATTAACAGAGAATATTATAGGAAGGACCTAAATTAAAGGAAGTCAAGATTGCGAAACTATGCATTGAAGATTCCTCCATCAAAGGAAGACACCTAAAAGCCGGAATCAAGGGATCTAACTTTGACTGATCAAATAATGGAAAGATCTAATTAGCAAAGGAGAAGTCCAATCAAGACCACAAGACAAGGCAAATCAATGGAAACAAtaccttattcttggaaagaatcgcTCTACGATTCTTTTCAAGGATCAACTCCTTTGGGTTTGCAATCTCTCAAGATTCACATCAATCAAGAGTCAAGAAAACCTCACGGAATATATATACATCCGTACCAGTCTTGAATCCATATACTTTGATCAAGCCAACTTCGTACTCTTTGTTCTACTCTAAACAAACATTGTAATCTTAGTAAAATTTACGGTGTAAtctatagagagagagagagagagagaaagagagagagatattgaTGAGGCATTATATCGAAAATATCACGAGCATAATTAGATCCATAAGTGAGTTAGTATTGTTGGCATGATGGAGTATTTAGCCTCTAGCCCCAAACATAAGAAATAGTAACACTAGTGGTTAGCTGTGTAATAgctatatttattttattctggCTATTTTTGTAATACTGCATAGTATTCTTAGTTAGCAGGTTAGTTGGTCTCTTGGGCCCATTGTATAAATATGTACTAAAGGATCTAGAAAGATCCATCAAACATTTTTGCATCTCATTTTCGTTGTATACAGAGAAGAAAGAGTTCTTTTCATATGGCTTGAAACCCTAACGTGATTTTGCCTAAATTCCTCCATTCAACATGttttcatggtatcagagcgggtatTTCTAACTTCTCTCATCGATCCTCAATGTCTGATCTTACCCCGCATTCATATAATCAACGTATAGAGGTTTTCTAGTCATcgcgttttttttttttgaagattcaaggttttcttcaaattttggtCTGATTCTTCACTTCTAACTGGTTTACATCGGTGTATAGTTTTTCTCCTCAATGTTTGGGTCGATTTTCCGATGTGAGTTCTTCAAATTGGTTTCATTTTAGGCGGTgaagaaattaggattttttgcTCAATCTTTATAGGTGACAAGTTCCAATTTTGAAGGCCATTCTTCTCTGATAGCGAAGAAGGCTGATAATCTCATCCCTATCTTCTTAAAATTGTTTGATTACATCATTGTCTGGTTTCACTAGTTAGATAATAGATCAACGGTATAATGGGAACTCCTGAGACTGAGAATTTTTCTCCTAATCCCGCTAGTCCGTTGTTTATTCACTCCTCTCATattcccgaaatttttttagttCTTGCTCCTTTTTCGGAAAGTGGATTTGGGGGTTTGAAGAGGAAGATGAATATTGCCCTCTCTGCTAAGAATAAAATAGCTTTCGTAGATGGTACATGTACCAGACCAACTACTAGTGGACCTCAACAGAAAATATGTGACAGATGCAATAATATGGTGATTTCCTGGTTAGCCAGTTCCCTTCCCCTGCAATAGTAGAGAGTGTGAAATATTCTAACACTGCTCAAAGTATTTGGACCCAGCTCTAAATTAGGTATGAGACTGCAAATAGGGCAAAGAATTTTGAGCTTAAGTGTGAACTAGCCTATACATCTCAAGGTGCTTTAGACATAGCTTCATATTTTAATAAACTGAAGAGGCTATGGGATGAATTAGGGGTAACCTGCACTAATCATGCACAAAGGTGTGTTTGTGCTGCTAAACCTGGTATTCAACAAGAGGATGAGGATAACAAGCTTTTCCAATTCCTAATGGGTTTAAATGAGGTATATGTGGGTGTTAGGATCAATTTTCTTATGATGCAGCCTCCTCCAACTCTTGATAGTGCTTATAACATTTTACttaatgatgaaaaataaagacAAGTCCAATCCAATTCCCAGTTCAACCCCGACTCAATGTCTTTTAATGTGAACACTAATGCAAAAATGGTTCATCCTGGTGTTGGTCATATTCCAGCCTTCAATCATAATACTCCTCCTCCTAGGCAGTATCCTCAATGGATAAATTTTGAACAGAACAATATGAGCTTGTTTTGCAAGTACTACAAGAAGTTTGGACATTTAATTGATAAATGCTTCAAACTTCATGGGTTTCCACAAAATTCTAAGATGTTCAAGGGTAAGAGAGGTGTTGCACATATTGTTGCTGGTTCTGAGCATGGTAACCCCAAGTCCAACAATTCTGATTCTGCTTCTAACTTCAATGAGGGTCCAACTTCCATTACCCCAGCTATTGAAACTCAAAATTTAGTCATTCCAGGTTTGACCAAGCAACAATATGCACAATTGATCAGTCTGCTGCAATATTCCAACTTGGGGGAATGCTCCAGCTCTCTTCATCTAACCTTATGTGTTCTGCAAATTTTGCTGGTACTATGTTGACTGAGAGTCCTGTTTCTAATTCTAAACTTTGCATGCTCACCCACATTAATTCTATCTCCTGGATAATAGATTCAGGGGCAACTGATCATATGActtctaacaaagatttacttacTAATATTGTCCCCTTAACAATACCCTATCATGTAACACTTTCTAATGGATACAAAGTAAAAGTAACTTCAACAGGATCTTTTGCTTTGACTCCTTCTATCATACTACACAATATTTTATTCGTCCCTTCCTTTCAACACAACTTAATTTATGTTCATAAGTTGATATTACAGCTGCACTGTATAGTTTTGTTCACTTCTACTTCTTGTCTATTGCATATGTTACATGCCCCTTCTCTGAAGATGCCTCTGGAACTTGGTAAGGAGGAAGCTGGCCTATACAAACTTGCTTGGAAAAGACTAGAGGACTCAGTGCCACTTTCTTCTCGTTCTGTTTATATTTCATGCAATAATACTTCTTCATGTAATTCTAGCATTGATACTAGTAATATTTCTCCATGTAATTCTAGTAGTACTGTTGCTACTACTAAAACATTGTCATGTGGTGATGTTGCTATGAATGGCTTGGATTACATTTGGCATCAAAGATTAGCACATATTCCTTTTACTGCTATGAAAAACATATCTATCTTATCAACTTCTTTGCCACCTAGGCAATCTTTTCCTTGTTATATTTCTCTTATGGCTAGACAAACTAAACTTCCTTTTCCTGACAGTTCTATTAGTACCACTAGACCATTTCATCTGATATACATTGATACACGGGGGCCTTATCATACACCTACATCTTCTAGATCTAAATATTTTATTACAATTATTGATGACTTTTCTAGAGCTACTTGGACTCACTTATTGGGGTCTAAGAGTAATGCTTTCTCCTTAATCAAAGCCTTCTTAGACATGGTTCACACCCAATTTGAAGTATCAGTACAAATCATTAGAAGTAATAATGCCTTGGAATTGGGGTCTAGTCAAGCTAATTCTTCCTACTTTGTTGAACTTGGGATAATTCACCAAACAACTTGTCCTCACATACTTCAACAAAATGGTGCGGTTGGAATAAAACATAAAACTTTCCTAGAAACATGTAGGGATCTATTCTTTCAGTCTAAACTTCTTGTCAGTTTTTGGGGGGGATTGCTTGCTAACTGCTACTTATTTGATCAACATAATTCCATCTAGGGTCCTTCAGAATAGGTGTCCATATGAAGTTCTATATGTCAAGCCTTCTAACTATTCCTATTTGAGGGTATGTGGTTGTTTAACTTATTCCACTGTGCCAATTCCTCACAGGGATAAGCTACAACCCAGGGTTGTCCCTTGTGTTTTCTTAGGCTATCCTTTTGCCAATAAGGGTTACAAACTTTAAAATCTACATACCAAGAAATGCTTTATATCCAGGGATGTCATTTTTCATGAACATTGTTTTCCTTTTGCTACTTCTCCTCCCTCTTTTGAGCATCCACCCTTTAATGTCACCATTCATCCTCCTCCTGCTGATGTTCCTTTCACTTCTTCTCCTCCTCCCACTTTTGTTGCTTCTCCTACTTCTCCTGATTCTCCCTCTCCCTTCCATacctctccttcttcttcaagttcttctcctactattgattctacTTCTCTTATACCTAATCTTTCTCCTCCTGTTCATAATACTTCTCCTGTACCCTTTAATCCTGATTTACTTCTCCTCCTACTTCTTCCCTTCTCTTCCTATTAGAAAATATTCCAGACAACATAATGCCACATCTTACCTCCAAGATTATGTATGTAACTTTCCTTCTTTCTATGCAGCCATTCTTCTTCCCAACTTTTAGAATCAGAACCTTCTAGTTACTCTCAGGCTGCCTTAGTCCCAGCTTGGCAGGATGCCATGAGGAAGGAGTTTGAAGCCTTGCATTCCAATCAGACTTGGGATATTGTCCCTCTTCCTGCTCGCAGGAAGCCAATAGGTTGCAGATAGGTGTATAAAATCAAGTATAGTGCTGATGGTAGTGTTGAGAGATACAAAGCTAGACTTGTCATAAGGGGTGACACTCAAGTTGAAGGGGTTGATTTCAGAGAAACCTTTTCCCCTGTAGTTAAAATGCCTACTGTCAAATGTTTGGTAGCTGTAGCTGTTAAGAAACAATGGCCTCTTTTTCAACTTGATGTTAACAATGCTTTTTGATAACGCCAAACTATGCCTTATACAAAGACACACACGGACatagcaaatataatctgagtaattctgcccagagtcgaaccaccgagaattaacctatcaattacttttgacggatttactaaattcacagaatcaatttCCCCAAACTTTGCAATTCACAATTGATGATATTTCCAATAACTAAAGTCTGAAAATAATTAACAGCTGCAAATTAACTATGCTTGATGTGTAAACAATTGAAATAAGGTCTAAAGTAATGGTTTCCCCCGTTGGTGATTTCCTTGGTTGTATGTTTCTTATAGCGATGCCTTCGTTGTCTCTATCAATCAAGAACTCTCCAGCTATCATAAATCTCTCTCAAGCAATtataataatttactagacgcactctctcaAGCTACGCTAGCTAGATTCACATTACCGTTCTTTTAGATTGCACCCGAGgtatcgttatctctaatccaacctctaaaccctcggttatgactctcgtctatactccgggagtgatgttgttcaaacaactacctaaatatgcactctctctcaagaagatacataataaataggaacggATAATTGAGGGCCCTTTCAACTAACCACAATCAAAATGTagatgaacaaatagagattaacaaccaattcaaactatattaatataacaacCAAGTCATTCCCAATGGGTTTCACCAAAACCTTAGATTaaagtatttagctactcatgacaacgtaagaataaactacgaaaatattcataatggaaaattgcaagaaaaatagaagagaataagaactatgatgttttgggtaatctctcacacttgttcttcttgcCAAAATAATCTCCAAATAAGCCTCCTTCTCTTGGGTGAGTTTCCTACATCTTATAAGGGTTTTACAGAAGCTTTCCAGAATTGACACTTTGGCCCCTTAAATTTCTAGACTGTACACACGCTGCCGCCGCCGCCGCGTCGACCGTGGTGAGTAGCTAGCCTCTTTGCCTCCGcttccttctctcttttttctgctCTTTTGTGTTCGGGTACTTCTTGAGTGGGTATTTTCTTCACGTTATTACCTCTAAACACTTCATGTTGCTTCCTCACATCTTATATTCCCTGCGAAACCAAATAGcattaattaaagcattttattggcaacttacattataaaacaacaacaaagcatAGGAAATTATGGTGTAAATAACAACtatatagcctattatcaacaccctacacttaaattattgctagtcctcgagcaattcACCACACTTCATAAAAATTCATTCCCTATGCTTATCCCTCAACGACTCACGCCATGAACATTTCACAAGAGTTACACCTAGTAGTGAACAGCATTTACCTAAAGAATTAAGTTTTTCGTACCCTGTAACATTTGCACTTACTCAAACCACTCTACACAATAGTCACGATGCACATTTCCTttgtgaatcacatgccctcacatcacacaagagagtagttccatatATAATAATAGTgataacaattaggaactcaaataaacagaattcgctcactctccaaaaagaacattcacatgccacaaagatgcaccataggctcgCCCCTAGTGTAATACTCGACTAATCGAGCCCcactcagtctaagatcaataggactttatttggttgtaatgtaggctaagggacgggtaggatatatttggatatagtgactaacctccctaagcacttttaatacaattaagttgaatttaaaaattatcattttgTAAGCCAACACTCCACCACATTTATTTAAACATCCCCATATATTAGGTGCAATTTGTACAAGCTGTCACCTTTTTTCTTCACATTCTGCACCTTTTCTCTATTTCCATGGTTCCACTTTAAAAatcaaaccaccaccccacacttttgtTTTTACATAATCTCAATACCAATCTAGTGCTTAGTGAGAGGGAGGAAAATTGGTTCAAACAGCAGGCTATTCAAACAAGTGGTTAAGGTTCACattgtggttgccaaagaaacaggcttataggctcaacggggttaactaagatgtaATGCATTCAGGTGGGTTCACTTTATatgtctggctcaacaaagaacttcctatatcacttctaaaaccgaatgaagctactattttgctttgcaaacacacagggcaagttctaggcatcagaagtacaacaaggaatacaatgATACTCACACCCACATGACACATGGCTCACTCCGGATTAGTTTATCAAAACATTctcttttgagtgttcaagttaggtACAAACATACAATTTTTAAGGCACTTAAACAAGATTCAACCCTTGAAGCTAAGCGCTACACTCTAGCGTCTATCGTGTTCAGGTGTAAGAACGCTAAgggtttttcttcttcaattttaagctcgTCACCCATTAATCCTaacctaaaataaaaaaaatctaccTATACTCGGTtcaaactaaaccctcgaaaaagaaccgtggcccaaagaaaaaccaagggggagttactacactacctaagaaataaaaaatctttttggtgttttctATAGACTagcttccctcaagaaaattgtctaaagaATCCGTCATTAGGAAGagtctttatatttcaatttttttttctctcgacttagtccctcaagaaccccACCGAAAGAGATCCAATGCCGGGACAAGTCGCTTCTATTTTCACTTCCTAAAAAAAACTATTACTCTATTCCTAAAGTCactaacacaaaacaaaaccaagaaCAACAAATAGATGATATTCACAAGTACAACATACAACAAAGTCCCCCACCCTGAAAATAGTGAGGTAATGAAACTTCCCTGAAGGGTCACTCTTGATCTTAAACTGTGTCTGGGTTCACGTTGCATGCGCGACCCAGTGCTCTCAACCAACCCATGAACTTCTTTTCCGACTTTACCTGTCGGTCAGCCACAACATCAATGCGGGTACCCAAGTCAGCGACGGAGGTCCGCAGTCCAGTCATATCCCGCTCCAAAGCATCCATCCGAGTGCTCCGGCATGGCTGTGACAATCCTGCCTCGTCCCCTCTAGGAGGGGATGTGATCTCAGTAGCTTCAGCAACATCAGAATCATCTTCAGACTCAGACGAGTCATCATTGCGTCGTACTGGCTCTCTTCCTTCTTTCCCAATTTTTCTCGCCCGGAAAGGGGTTTTTATAGGTAATTTCCCATCAACTCGGGAGTTCTCAGGAACATTAGCAAGGCGGCATATACTGGTGACAAGCGAAGGGAAGTAGTGGCCTTTGCTTAGTTCGGGCAATCGGATGAACATTTCTTCAGAGAGGACTCGGGCGACATCAAACCCTTGGTGAGTCATGAAGCAGTAAATCATAGCGGCCTGTGGCCCATTTACATCGGTGGTATTGCTGGATGGTAGCAACCGGGTGGTGATAACAGTGAGCCAACATTTGGCCTCCTAAGTAAGAGACTTGGAGTGTAGAGTCGTCGGTTGTGGTACCCATTTGGGTTGTCTGCCAGGTATACAGATGACCTCCAAAATTCTATCCCAGTCAACCATCGAGCGACTAGCCATGATGTAATGATCATCGCCCATGAATGCGGGGAGGCGATACACCCTACAGATGACCTCTATAGCAGCATTAACCGGGGTGTTGCGCACAGTCACAACCTTGTCCTCGTGTTCTGGTAGGTTGGCATAGAACTCCCTCACTAACTGAATATTGGCTTCCTCGGGAGCCTCAAAGAAGATGTCCAGCTGACACCTCCGTAGCTCATCAAACATATTGGGGTATTCCCTCATCAAAGCCCTCCTATCGATATGGACCTCATGGAGTAACTTCTTGGCAAGTTTCTGATTGTACCTTGCCTCTGCTTCCGCAGAGACGAACCGAGTGCCATCAAACCGTAGTGCAGTGGTTTGGCCCCTAGCTCGTGAGGAGCCTCCTGGGCCACTAGCAGAGGACCCAGTGTTTCGTCTCTTACGGGCTGAACTCATAATACCTTTCAAAACAGAGAAATGCGTATTAGGATGAGCCTAAAATATGTGACTAtgggtggttactcagacttcaccacaaCCATGTCACAACATCTCCTTATATCACCATTGAGGCAATTTCTCAAACACATTGTGGGCAaggcattttcttcatatttatgGCCCCAAGGGAATCAAGAAAACTTCCCCAATTCAACTATCTACTACACCCACACATTCCACACTTTTTGTTAACCATCACCCACCAACAACAccattccaaaaattcaaaacacgACCCCTTCACCAAACATATGCTAAAAATGAAATTAcactaaaaagaagaagaagaactaaacaaaacaaaatcctATCACTAACAGTACGTTAGAACAACATTAACTAGTATAAtgcaacaaaaacaaagaaaaaaaatagaaagaaaagagaagaagggGGGTCGGAAACATACCTTGAGGGGGAGAAGATGAGGGGTGTTGTGAAggagggagaagaagaagagagtatGGAGGGGAGGGTtagggtttagagagagagagagagagaagcggGGATTTTAAGGGgggttgtttgtttgttttaggGGAAGAGGGGTGGGGgtgtgttttatttttaatttgaagggaagaagaaaaaatattgaagaaaatgaaaaaaaaatctggTACCCGACCACGGTCGCGTCCGCGGTGCCCGTCGCGATTTGGGACAGAGTCTCCCGCGGTCCGCGTCGCGGTCGTGGAGGAACTACACTGCTTCAGTGATTTCCGCGGTCATGGCCGAGGTCGACGCCGCGGCCGCGGCGACTTTACGTCGCCAATGGTGTCTCCCGCGGTCATGGCCGCGGTCGCGTTTTTTTTGTCTTCTAAACACGAAGTTACATACTACACTTACAACACattcatgggttgcctcccacgtagcgcctaatttaacgtcgcggcatgacgcaaGTGGTTGAGCCATCACTCCTCCTTCGCGTACTGGGGTTCTTTCAAATTGATCACCACTGTATCCCCTTTTTCTTCAGCtattccaaggtaatgtttcaacttTTGCCTATTTACTGAGAACTTGTTCGTCCCATCTTCTGAATCGATCTCAATAGCTCCACTTGCAAACATTTGTACCACTCTAAATGGCCCTGACCATTGGGACTTTAACTTACCCTGAAACAATCTCAACCTTGAATTA belongs to Nicotiana tabacum cultivar K326 chromosome 6, ASM71507v2, whole genome shotgun sequence and includes:
- the LOC142181754 gene encoding uncharacterized protein LOC142181754, with the translated sequence MGTPETENFSPNPASPLFIHSSHIPEIFLVLAPFSESGFGGLKRKMNIALSAKNKIAFVDGTCTRPTTSGPQQKICDRCNNMVISWYETANRAKNFELKCELAYTSQGALDIASYFNKLKRLWDELGVTCTNHAQRCVCAAKPGIQQEDEDNKLFQFLMGLNEVYVGVRINFLMMQPPPTLDSAYNILLNDEK